A stretch of Lactuca sativa cultivar Salinas chromosome 6, Lsat_Salinas_v11, whole genome shotgun sequence DNA encodes these proteins:
- the LOC128126754 gene encoding uncharacterized protein LOC128126754, translated as MGTLALVAKGKQVVEDEDETNLSDCELTSEEFALMVSNPRRFEKKKFPSNKNRNWKGSYSSEKVKEEKGNNDEDEFGGVEVWSTNSEDEEIIRDEQFDTEWYIDSGCSCHVTGRKEELREYRELENGGLVKFGNNALGEIKGYDMITNGKFSIHKVAYVEGLQHNLISVSQLVVGTRLKVSFDDEGSKFFEMKTKSVLLKSKRKGKMYPLDINTRETFYMSGH; from the exons ATGGGTACGTTGGCACTTGTTGCAAAGGGGAAACAAGTTGTTGAGGATGAAGATGAGACTAATCTTTCTGACTGTGAGCTCACAAGTGAAGAGTTTGctttgatggtgtcaaatcctaggAGATTCGAAAAGAAGAAGTTTCCttccaacaaaaaccgaaactggaaaGGAAGCTACAGTTCAGAAAAAGTGAAGGAGGAGAAA GGTAATAATGATGAAGATGAATTCGGTGGAGTGGAGGTATGGTCCACTAATTCAGAGGATGAAGAG attATTCGTGACGAACAGTTTGACACTGaatggtatatcgatagtggttGTTCGTGTCACGTGACGGGAAGGAAGGAGGAGCTGAGAGAATATAGAGAATTAGAGAATGGTGGTCTCGTGAAGTTTGGTAACAATGCACTTGGGGAAATCAAAGGATACGACATGATAACAAATGGCAAATTCTCAATTCACAAAGTGGCATATGTTGAGGGACTGCAACACAACTTAATAAGTGTTTCGCAGTTGGTAGTGGGTACAAGACTAAAGGTCTCGTTTGATGATGAGGGATCTAAATTTTTTGAAATGAAGACGAAATCAGTGTTGCTTAAATCAAAACGTAAAGGCAAGATGTATCCATTGGATATCAATACGAGGGAAACCTTCTATATGTCTGGTCACTAA